The Methanobacterium sp. Maddingley MBC34 genomic sequence TAACTTTTGCTGGACATCAGGATTGGTCAAGGTTTCTGAATTGAATTTCTGGCAGGCTGAACATCTTGGAGCATGCAGAACAACGAGTATAGGTGCGTTAGCTGCCTGAATTTCAGGAGTCATTACATCCAAATAGGAAGGACTCATGGAAGAGAATATCCCTGATAAACCAAATAACAGGATTAAAATAATTACCCCCAATACACCTACTGCAATAAAACCCTTTGACTGTGAGTCTAAATTACTAAAAAATCCTTCAGTTGTCTTTTCTTTGTTTTCAGGAGATTTTTGCCCCGATTCTTCCAGAAAGTCCTGGTTAATTCTGTTTTTTTTATAGTAATCATATTTAGTGGAATAGAAACCTAACTCACCCCCACAATCACATTCCAGTTGGAAGTCTTCGGAGGATTCACCTTCTTCCAGTTCATAGTAATTTCCACAATCTTCACAGATCAAATAGGGCATAGGGCCCCCTCCCCGATTATTTTTTTATGACACCCTAAAAATTCCAAAAATGTACTCCTAAAATGTTTCTTAACGAATATAATTTCTAACTTGCATCCTATAACTTCTATCCTTTTCTAACTCCAGGATGCAATCTTTACTATACATTTATAAAATGTAATAAATTTCCCAAGTCCAGAACACCCGTAAAGTACAGTATCATTATGAGAAGTGGCTGGTGTAGGAGATAGATCAGCAGTGAGTGTTGTCCTAGAAAGCTGAACATCCGTGTAAATAAATTTTGTGAAAGGTTAATCAGATGAAATCTTCTTTCATAATCAGGGTAAAGTGTTTTTCCTGCAAAAAGTCCCAATGAAACCACTCCCAGCCAGGGGAGTAATGGGAAGTAATCCACGGTTATGAATGCTGCGGGTTTTAAACCTAACCATAAAAACCAGGGATAGTTGACTGTGAACTGTGCCAGAATGAAACCTGCGATAATGAATATAATCCCCAGAACCAAGTTGAGGTATTTTTTGTTTAAAAATGGATATTCCAGGATTATTGCTATTCCAATGAAATGCAGTACTCCGAAAACTATGAAATCTTCGGGTATGAAAATCCAGGTGGTCAGGGTAATTAATAACCCCAGGAAAAATATTTTTGCCCCTCTTTTGAGATATTTTGGGAAAAGACTCTTTTTTTCCTGAAGGCTCTTTTTTTCATGTTTTTGTTCCGTGAGTTCTGCTCGGGTGTAACTCAGAGTAAGGGAAATTCCCACCAAGAATAGGAATATGAATGCAGTTAGGCGGGCAAACCACCACCAGATACCCGATGAAATGTTAAAGGGAAACACCCCAAAGTAAGAAAGATCAAAGATCAGATGATACGTTACCATCATCAATATTGCTAGACCGCGCAGGACGTCTATTTCCCAGAAACGTTTGTTTAAATCCTTCATTTTCTCTTTAAGATTTAAATGGTAATATAGGGTGCTTTAAGTTCTTATTTGCTTTTATGTTAGGTGGCTTATTAAAATCCCTATGCCACCTTTATTTCCTAAAAAGTGTTCTTATATGCACATATAGTTAAAGTTAAATGTTTCAATTATCATAAAAATCCACGGGTACATACCAATTAAAATTAATTATTTATGTGAGTGTTTAATTGATTTTTTTATTTGATGATTAATTTAAGAGGTGCAAATACATGTCCGGAACTCTTTTACTAAAACAAAGTGAGATTAAAGAACTTATTACCATGAAAGAAGTTGTTGAATCAGTTGAAACCGCTTTTAAGGCTTATGCAGAGCGTGAAGTGCAGATGCCTGCCAAAGAGTACTTGTTTTTCCATGAAGGAGATCTACGGATCATGCCCTGTTATGTACGGAGCAATGAAGAAGCCGGAGTTAAATGCGTGAATGTGCATCCCAAAAATCCCCTGGAACACCAGTTACCAACGGTGATGGCAGTCATAGAACTGGTAGATCCAGAAACCGGTTTCCCCATGGCAGTCATGGACGGAACCCTGGTAACTGATCTGCGGACCGGTGCAGCAGCCGGAGTGGCCACCAAATACCTGGCACGGCCCGATTCAGAAACACTGGGAATAATAGGCGCAGGTAAACAGGCATGCACCCAGTTAATGGCCCTTAACGAAGTTATGGACATTAAAAAGGCCAAAGTTTTCTGCAGAACCTGCAGCACCCGGACCAATTTTGCTAAAACCGCATCCCAAATCTACGGTTTTGATGTGGAAGCCGTTGAAACTGCACAAGAAGCTGTGAAGAATGTTGATGTGGTTGTAACCACCACCCCCTCCCGTAAACCATTGATCAAAGCTGACTGGATCAGCCCCGGAACCCATATCAACGCCATGGGCGCTGATGCCCCCAGTAAACAGGAACTGGAAACCCGGTTACTTTTAAAGTCTAAGATCATCATTGATTCATGGGATCAGGCCAGTCACAGTGGCGAAATCAACGTACCCGTCTCACAAAAAGTCTTAAAAAGAAAGGATATCCATGCCAAACTGGGAGATGTTATCATTGGAAAGGAAACAGGCAGAGAAGCTGACGAAATCACCATTTTCGACTCCACTGGTCTGGCAGTACAGGACATGGTGACTGCAGGACTCATCTACCGACGGGCGCGTGAACAGGGCATAGGAACAGATTTTAATTTTATGGGTTAATTACAATCTCTTTTTTAGTTTTTGCAGGGGTTGAACCCCTAACCCTTCTCTTTGGATAATATATATAGGTTTGAAAGTTCAATCTAGTTCTGGTGATGCGAATGTACCAGAAAGTAAATCGAAGCGAAGTCCTGAATAAAATGGGCCATGTATACGAACGCTTCCAGTTCTTATCCCGGACCCAATCCCTTACTGATGACCAGATAGAAGACATAAACCAGCATTTATCCCAGATCATAGAAGTACTTAACCAACCTAATTACTAGCCATACAAGTAGTCATGGTTTATTCTCCAGTAATTTGGTTATACAATATCTTAATTCCAATCTAATATCGAATTACATCGTAAACTACATATGAATATTGGAATAGAATATTTCCCCATATTACCTGATTAAAAAATAACATTCATGTGAAATAAAAGGATATTTCTTCTATTAATTCTAAAAATTTGTTATTCAACAAAAAAGATTTAAAAATCGAATTGAATGAATTTGTATGATTTAAATGTGGATAGAAGTTATTTTATTTGCAGCAGCCTCCTTCTGGGTGGGTTTATCCGGTGCAATGGTCCCAGGACCCATGTTAACTGTTACCATCTCTGATTCCCTTAAAAAGGGTTCCCGCGCCGGGCCCCTGGTAGTTCTGGGGCATGTTATTGCCGAGACTACTCTCATAATACTCCTGATACTGGGCCTGGGCTGGATTATTGGATCTCCGTGGGTGACCATGATCATCGGAGGGGTGGGAGGAGTGATGCTCATCTACATTGGCTACAGCATAGCCAGATCCCCAGTGCCAGAAGAGATCCCAGGGGATGGTGAGCCAATTGAAAAAAGAGGATCAGTTTTAAGCGGGATAATTACCAGCGTAACCAATCCCTACTTCTATCTATGGTGGGCCACTGTGGGCTGGGCCTTCATGCTCAAGGGAATAGAATTAGCTGGAATCATAGGAATTTTAAGTTTCCTGGTGGGCCACTGGGGAGCGGATCTCAGCTGGTTCAGTTTAGTTTCATTTTTCACCAGCAAAGGAAGGCATGTACTCCCTGGTAAACGTTACCATATCATAATGATGATTTGTGGAGTTTTCCTGGTGTTTTTAGGAATTTATTTCATTTACTCAACATTAATAGCCTGAAATTCCAGATATTATCTGTTTATGCTGCAGAACATACTAATTAACTTGAATTTCCGTATTAAATTTAATGAATAAATTGTAATTATTTAAGTTATTATTCCCTATTAATGAACATGAAAGCTGTTGTTTTCGATAACTCCGGAACCCTCATATCCCGGTATAGGGCTATTAAAGACCTTAATAGTGGATTTATCCATGATCACATCAGTTCCATTGACCTGGTTGATAAGAATCCTCACCGAGCCCTGGTAGTCCTTCAGACTGACCCTTCCACATGTCTTGCCAATGCCAGACCAGATCAAACCATTCACCAATTTATAGTACGAAACCGGGTTCCCTTTGACATAAGTTATTCCCCCTCCGATATCAAGAAAGAGGATGTATTAACTCTTATTAAAAATGAAAATGCTAAAATTAGTGATATTCAGGATACCATCCAAGCTGTGGTTGAAAAAGAATATAACGTGCAGATATGCAGTGGATCTGGCTTCGTAATGAACACCAAAACGGGTCATATTGAATTTACCATCACTGCCGGAGGTAAAATTTTTCCGGAAGTTCCAGGAGTGGTTGAAGAACTCAAAAAAAGATCCTTCCACATCTATGTGGCCTCAGGAGATAGGATGAAGTCTCTGGAGGAACTTGCCAGTTTCATTAACATTCCCTCAGAGAATGTTTTCGGAACCGCAGATTCCTGGAGAAAAAAGGAAATTGTGGCAGGACTTAAAAGGCGATACAAGGTGATGATGGTAGGTAACAGTGCCAACGATATCCTGGCACTTAAAGAAGCAGATGTGGGCGTTTTAACCACACAGCAAAATGATGAAACATCTGAAAAGGTTTTTAATGCCGCTGATGTAGTGGTAAGTAATATTAAAGAGATTCTGGATATTGATTTTTAAATGGCTATTGATTTAATCCACTTTGATTTTTAATCTATTAATTTATTAATATGTTTTTTTTAATGGTTTTTAATGAATTTGTAGATTCCACAGGACTATTAACTCAACAGGACATGACCATTCATAGCTGATTATCTACTCAAAATTAATTTAACCCCAAATAATCAGTGGTAACGTTTCAGTAAAGGGATAATAAGATAAACAAGACTGGACCAACCGTACCCTAATTCTTTCATAAATGGGAGGAATGTGATTCCCAGAGCAAGCAGGGAAATTACCGGTAACATTAAATTAGCCCTTAAGCTTGATTTTCGCATTTCATAATCAAAACCATCCACCAGTCCACTGTTGAGTGCGTGACGCCAGTTTAGGAATAATAGAAATCCTATGGCAAAAAGATTCAGGTCGAAAAATATGTTGGGAATCTGGAAATTCCCGTATTCCCCTACAAAGAATGCTGAAAAGGGGACTAATGCCACGAAAAGTAGCCAGATGACAATTATCCATAGTAAAGTGCCATCTGCTCTTTTAATCCGGTTGAACTGGACATGGTTGATTCTCCAAAAAACAGTCAGCAGAATAAAACTGATAAAGTAACTGTAAAAATTAGGCAAAAGGTCCAGAAGGGCCCGATAAAGGCTGGCCTCAGTGGGGTTGGCTATGGAGGGCACTGCAATTCCCAGAACCAGGAGGGTCATGGCTATTGCAAAAACACCATCCACCAGGGTTTCTATGCGCCGAGCACTGATCCCAGGGGATTTTATTGTATCTTCATTATCCTTCAAAATGTTTGACCCCTCTAACAACTCAGGTTATAATGACCTTTCCAAACTCTTAATGGCACTACGCACTGCTCTTTCTTCCATGATTCTGTAGGCCACCAGGAGGCCAATTAAAAGTAAGGGTACCAGTATGTCCAGAACCAGAACCGCACCTGCATTTCCAGAAGCGTAGTTACCTGTTACAAAGAGGTTGCTTATATGGCCCATGGCATCCCCCAGGAGGAATATGGAAACTCCTATGACAGTGGCTGTCCAGAAATTGCCCCTGATCCAGATGCATAATATTCCCAGAACCCCAAATGCCAGGTTGGCAAAGGCCACTTCCTGTTGAAATGGACTTCCCGGAGCCCATCCAATGGATGAAGCCACATGGTTGGCGAAGAAGGAATGCCCAATAGAAGCCCATATGGAACCAAATCCTACAGTGATGACCAGTAAGGAGAGTAAAGTTATTCCCACTATTCTTTTGGTGGTTAAAACTCGTTTAGAATAAAATTGAATCCCAATCATTATTAATGCGCCAATTATCCCCAGTATCAGCCATGTGTAAGCTGTATCCATTTAAAACCCCTCTCTTATCTAGCATTTAATTGCAGATAAAAAATTAACACTCTAATATTTGCGTTTTATTCTCATTTATTTAATACCTTGGTCTGGGGGAAAAATGGAAAAATTTATAAACGACTTTCTGCACCCCATAAACAGCTTGTTTATGAGTTAAAAGAGCCCATTGTATGATGATATCAATTTATAATTTTAAATTTTATGGATATTTTATAGAAATTTTATTGATTATAATTTTTTTATAGATTTATTAACTCATATTTTCCAAATCCCAGTCCAACTTCTTCTGCATATTCCAACAACACCCTTCCATCAACACCTTCCCACACTCCTCTGAATTTATCGCCTCCTTTATGGTGTTGATGTTCAAGCAGGGAGTTTTCCAATCCCGCCTGCTGATTCACCAGATCATAACTTGCCATATCCAATGCCACTGGATCCTTGGATGCCAGTATTCCAATATCCGGAACTATGGGAGCATCACTGAATGCTTCACAGTCACAGTCTGGTGTAATGTCCATAAGGAAGTTAATGTAACCAATTTTTCCCCTTTTATTTTTGACTGCCCCGTAGGCGTATTCCACCATCATTTCCATGAATTCAGGTAATGAATCGGAATCCAACTCTATGGCCGATTCAGGGCATGTGGCCAGACAGTTATTGCAGGCTACACATGCTTCCAGATCTATCACTGCTTTACCTTCTACCAGTGACATGATTGATAAGGGACAGGAACCAATACATGTCCCGCAACCGTTACAATTATCGGTTATCACTGGTTGAGCACACTTGTGCTGTTCAATTTTCCCAGGGGATGATGCGCATCCCATGGCCAGATTCTTAATTGCCCCTCCAAAACCACTCATCCCGTGTCCCTTGAAGTGGGATAAAACCAGCATACTATCAGATTTTTCAATGTCTCCTGCGATTTTAACTGTCTGGAAATGTTTCAACCCTACTTCCACTGGAATCCAATTATCTCCACTAATTCCATCGGCAATAATTACAGGGGCCCCGGTAACTGCGTAAGCAAAACCGTTTTTTATGGCGGTCTGGA encodes the following:
- a CDS encoding soluble P-type ATPase (PFAM: haloacid dehalogenase-like hydrolase~TIGRFAM: ATPase, P-type (transporting), HAD superfamily, subfamily IC), translating into MNMKAVVFDNSGTLISRYRAIKDLNSGFIHDHISSIDLVDKNPHRALVVLQTDPSTCLANARPDQTIHQFIVRNRVPFDISYSPSDIKKEDVLTLIKNENAKISDIQDTIQAVVEKEYNVQICSGSGFVMNTKTGHIEFTITAGGKIFPEVPGVVEELKKRSFHIYVASGDRMKSLEELASFINIPSENVFGTADSWRKKEIVAGLKRRYKVMMVGNSANDILALKEADVGVLTTQQNDETSEKVFNAADVVVSNIKEILDIDF
- a CDS encoding thiol:disulfide interchange protein (PFAM: Thioredoxin), with translation MPYLICEDCGNYYELEEGESSEDFQLECDCGGELGFYSTKYDYYKKNRINQDFLEESGQKSPENKEKTTEGFFSNLDSQSKGFIAVGVLGVIILILLFGLSGIFSSMSPSYLDVMTPEIQAANAPILVVLHAPRCSACQKFNSETLTNPDVQQKLSSYSVMRINVDTNPEQANRFNSNVIPTIVLLDPKGKEIRRNVGYMTASEFINFLKL
- a CDS encoding putative integral membrane protein (PFAM: Protein of unknown function (DUF1211)) → MKDNEDTIKSPGISARRIETLVDGVFAIAMTLLVLGIAVPSIANPTEASLYRALLDLLPNFYSYFISFILLTVFWRINHVQFNRIKRADGTLLWIIVIWLLFVALVPFSAFFVGEYGNFQIPNIFFDLNLFAIGFLLFLNWRHALNSGLVDGFDYEMRKSSLRANLMLPVISLLALGITFLPFMKELGYGWSSLVYLIIPLLKRYH
- a CDS encoding alanine dehydrogenase, Archaeoglobus fulgidus type (PFAM: Ornithine cyclodeaminase/mu-crystallin family~TIGRFAM: alanine dehydrogenase, Archaeoglobus fulgidus type), translating into MSGTLLLKQSEIKELITMKEVVESVETAFKAYAEREVQMPAKEYLFFHEGDLRIMPCYVRSNEEAGVKCVNVHPKNPLEHQLPTVMAVIELVDPETGFPMAVMDGTLVTDLRTGAAAGVATKYLARPDSETLGIIGAGKQACTQLMALNEVMDIKKAKVFCRTCSTRTNFAKTASQIYGFDVEAVETAQEAVKNVDVVVTTTPSRKPLIKADWISPGTHINAMGADAPSKQELETRLLLKSKIIIDSWDQASHSGEINVPVSQKVLKRKDIHAKLGDVIIGKETGREADEITIFDSTGLAVQDMVTAGLIYRRAREQGIGTDFNFMG
- a CDS encoding putative threonine efflux protein (PFAM: LysE type translocator), with product MWIEVILFAAASFWVGLSGAMVPGPMLTVTISDSLKKGSRAGPLVVLGHVIAETTLIILLILGLGWIIGSPWVTMIIGGVGGVMLIYIGYSIARSPVPEEIPGDGEPIEKRGSVLSGIITSVTNPYFYLWWATVGWAFMLKGIELAGIIGILSFLVGHWGADLSWFSLVSFFTSKGRHVLPGKRYHIIMMICGVFLVFLGIYFIYSTLIA
- a CDS encoding putative Fe-S center protein (PFAM: Domain of unknown function (DUF362)); this encodes MSSEVYFSNFRSRNQGENKTSKIKQLFGLAGFGDFIQKDDLTAIKLHFGERGNDTYLKPVLVSAVVEKTLNIQAKPFLTDTNTLYYGSRHNSVDHLQTAIKNGFAYAVTGAPVIIADGISGDNWIPVEVGLKHFQTVKIAGDIEKSDSMLVLSHFKGHGMSGFGGAIKNLAMGCASSPGKIEQHKCAQPVITDNCNGCGTCIGSCPLSIMSLVEGKAVIDLEACVACNNCLATCPESAIELDSDSLPEFMEMMVEYAYGAVKNKRGKIGYINFLMDITPDCDCEAFSDAPIVPDIGILASKDPVALDMASYDLVNQQAGLENSLLEHQHHKGGDKFRGVWEGVDGRVLLEYAEEVGLGFGKYELINL
- a CDS encoding putative membrane protein (PFAM: Protein of unknown function (DUF1624)) codes for the protein MKDLNKRFWEIDVLRGLAILMMVTYHLIFDLSYFGVFPFNISSGIWWWFARLTAFIFLFLVGISLTLSYTRAELTEQKHEKKSLQEKKSLFPKYLKRGAKIFFLGLLITLTTWIFIPEDFIVFGVLHFIGIAIILEYPFLNKKYLNLVLGIIFIIAGFILAQFTVNYPWFLWLGLKPAAFITVDYFPLLPWLGVVSLGLFAGKTLYPDYERRFHLINLSQNLFTRMFSFLGQHSLLIYLLHQPLLIMILYFTGVLDLGNLLHFINV